Proteins encoded by one window of Anopheles maculipalpis chromosome 2RL, idAnoMacuDA_375_x, whole genome shotgun sequence:
- the LOC126567862 gene encoding zinc finger protein 837, with protein sequence MAINFSASFAACLAAGLKVPRQIMYCISQDTAPYVLYKDSQEAAERGAAAAAAVQWGNAEGQAIYQQNAQNHLQAHMNGSATQQQLVAAAAAAAAQHHHHQQQQHHQQTSANHSPPNQDNRPQQPGEQANGHLHSPATSPYPANNGPDIEEDLIKVQSMQQAVQHQQQQQQQPNGQQLVQQQQQQQQGGNNSSGAHPNDPNQQGNQSAPAGGGNSGGGGGGPPGPPGCFGNEASQAELNYYAQRHHAGPQGAMLPPPGFAPLHHYLNKTGVLPVGMPTGLDQSGALEQYGMPDLLHGGGGGGGGGTGATAPGGAPGGAGTNQQLHHSPTNGVAPGPNGAGTNAGNTGTGTGSHSKSKNSDLRLFKCLTCGKDFKQKSTLLQHERIHTDSRPYGCPECGKRFRQQSHLTQHLRIHANEKPFSCAYCPRSFRQRAILNQHIRIHSGDKPFGCPYPECGKKFRQKAILNQHVRTHQDVSPHLIFKNGPHATLWPQDVPYPPELENAQPKDEQTFGDEASQGGGESRGCFSPDNYPAYFKDGKGVNHSIFGNNLQYLNKATGGKAILPDVIQHGRSAGMPLYVRCPICQKEFKQKSTLLQHGCIHIESRPYPCPECGKRFRQQSHLTQHLRIHTNEKPFGCMYCPRFFRQRTILNQHIRIHTGEKPYRCGQCGKDFRQKAILDQHTRTHQVGDRPFCCPMPNCRRRFGTEQEVKKHIDNHMNPHSSKSRKLAALNNNNNNNNNNNNNNNSSSNNNNNNNNNNENSDAARNNGTANGNNTGGNNTAATANNNNNNNNNTNNNNNNNNNNNGIIEQKVSPSFLMDKQNQLIQRMATPVKHELYFPQCYGPPFNQSFVAGAAAVAAANANGQAAAAAAAAAAAAAAASVTPNVGGPPQNPGGAGNPPPPPPPHGAGPNGGGPPVPPPVSAAAAAAVAAAIVAAPIPQAVVAQ encoded by the exons ATGGCTATCAATTTTTCGGCCTCGTTTGCTGCCTGCCTAGCGGCAGGACTGAAAGTGCCGCGCCAGATCATGTACTGCATCTCGCAGGACACGGCTCCGTACGTGCTGTACAAGGACTCGCAGGAAGCGGCGGAACGTGGTGCAGCGGCGGCAGCCGCCGTACAGTGGGGAAATGCCGAGGGCCAAGCTATCTACCAGCAGAACGCTCAGAACCACCTGCAGGCACACATGAACGGGTCGGCAACGCAGCAACAACTTGtggctgcagcagcagcggccgccgcacagcatcatcatcatcagcagcagcagcaccatcagcaaACTTCCGCCAACCATAGTCCGCCGAATCAGGACAATAGGCCTCAGCAACCGGGTGAACAAGCGAATGGTCATCTGCACAGCCCGGCCACTAGTCCGTATCCTGCGAATAACGGTCCAGACATAGAGGAAGATTTGATCAAG GTACAAAGCATGCAACAAGCCGttcaacaccagcagcagcagcagcagcagccaaacgGACAGCAGTTggtccagcagcaacaacaacagcaacaaggtGGCAACAACTCGTCCGGTGCCCACCCGAACGATCCAAACCAGCAGGGCAACCAATCGGCACCGGCCGGCGGAGGTAAcagtggtggcggcggcggtggaCCTCCCGGGCCGCCCGGCTGTTTCGGGAACGAAGCGTCCCAGGCCGAGCTGAACTATTACGCCCAGCGCCATCACGCCGGACCACAGGGCGCCATGTTACCGCCGCCGGGCTTTGCACCGCTTCACCACTATCTCAACAAGACGGGCGTCCTGCCGGTCGGTATGCCAACCGGGCTCGATCAATCCGGAGCCCTGGAACAGTACGGCATGCCCGATCTACTCcacggcggtggtggtggtggtggtggtggaacagGAGCAACCGCACCCGGTGGAGCACCTGGTGGCGCTGGAACCAATCAGCAACTTCACCACTCGCCAACGAACGGTGTCGCACCCGGGCCGAACGGTGCAGGCACCAACGCAGGCAACACCGGTACCGGTACCGGCAGTCACTCGAAGTCGAAAAACTCTGACCTCCGTCTGTTCAAATGCTTAACGTGTGGGAAAGACTTTAAGCAGAAAAGTACGCTGCTGCAGCACGAACGCATCCACACCGATTCGCGCCCGTACGGTTGCCCCGAGTGTGGGAAACGCTTCCGGCAACAGTCCCACCTGACGCAACATCTGCGGATACACGCGAACGAGAAACCGTTCAGCTGCGCTTACTGTCCCCGCAGCTTCCGGCAGCGGGCCATCCTGAACCAGCACATCCGCATTCACTCAGGTGATAAGCCGTTCGGCTGCCCGTATCCGGAATGCGGCAAAAAATTTCGACAAAAGGCCATATTGAACCAACATGTGCGCACCCATCAAG ATGTTTCTCCGCATTTGATCTTCAAGAACGGTCCGCACGCAACGCTCTGGCCCCAGGATGTGCCGTACCCGCCCGAGCTGGAAAACGCTCAACCGAAGGACGAACAAACGTTCGGTGACGAAGCGTCCCAGGGTGGTGGTGAATCGCGCGGCTGCTTCTCGCCGGACAACTATCCGGCCTACTTCAAGGATGGCAAGGGTGTGAACCATTCGATCTTTGGCAACAATCTGCAGTATCTGAACAAGGCTACCGGTGGCAAAGCGATACTGCCCGATGTGATCCAGCACGGGCGTTCGGCCGGTATGCCACTGTATGTGCGCTGCCCGATCTGTCAGAAGGAGTTCAAGCAGAAGAGTACGCTGCTGCAGCACGGTTGCATACACATCGAGTCCCGGCCGTACCCGTGCCCGGAGTGTGGCAAACGGTTCCGGCAGCAATCGCACCTGACGCAGCATCTGCGCATCCACACGAACGAGAAACCGTTCGGGTGTATGTACTGTCCACGGTTCTTCCGGCAGCGAACGATTCTGAATCAG CACATTCGTATACATACCGGAGAGAAACCGTACCGGTGTGGTCAGTGTGGCAAAGACTTCCGGCAGAAGGCGATCCTTGATCAGCACACCCGGACGCACCAGGTA GGCGACCGACCGTTCTGCTGCCCGATGCCTAACTGTAGGCGACGCTTCGGTACTGAGCAGGAGGTGAAGAAACATATCGACAACCACATGAACCCGCACTCGTCCAAATCGCGCAAGCTGGCTGctctaaacaacaacaataataataataataacaacaacaacaacaacaatagcagcagtaacaacaacaacaacaataataataataacgaaAACAGCGACGCTGCACGAAACAATGGTACGGCGAATGGAAACAATACCGGTGGCAACAACACCGCTGCCACcgccaacaataacaacaacaacaacaacaataccaacaataataataacaacaacaacaacaacaacggcatAATCGAGCAGAAGGTATCGCCATCGTTTTTGATGGACAAGCAGAACCAGCTGATCCAGCGTATGGCCACGCCGGTAAAGCACGAGCTGTACTTCCCGCAGTGTTACGGTCCACCCTTTAATCAATCGTTCGTCGCGGGTGCGGCCGCGGTAGCGgcggccaacgccaacggacaggcggcagcggccgccgcagcagcagcagccgccgcaGCCGCTGCCTCCGTCACACCGAACGTTGGCGGTCCACCGCAGAATCCCGGCGGGGCGGGTAATCcgcccccaccaccaccaccccacgGAGCTGGGCCGAATGGGGGCGGTCCGCCGGTGCCGCCGCCAGTATCGGCAGCAGCGGCCGCAGCCGTAGCGGCCGCAATCGTAGCCGCCCCGATACCGCAAGCCGTCGTGGCACAGTGA